From a single Paramormyrops kingsleyae isolate MSU_618 chromosome 14, PKINGS_0.4, whole genome shotgun sequence genomic region:
- the LOC111852436 gene encoding ribosome quality control complex subunit NEMF isoform X1 has product MKTRFNTVDIRAVIAEINATFIGMRVYNVYDIDNKTYLIRLQKPESKAVLLLESGIRIHSTEYDWPKNLMPSGFAMKCRKHLKSRRLVSVKQLGIDRIVDMQFGSDEAAYHLIVELYDRGNIVLTDHEYTILNLLRVRTAEAEDVKIAVRERYPLESARLPEPLVSLERLTEMLSSGPKGEQVKRILNPHFSYGASLIEHCLMEVGISGFMKADDQFSVTQDVPKILDALRKAEEYMEKTANFSGKGYIIQKSEKKPSLDPDKTTEELLTYEEFHPFLFAQHANSHYVEFVSFDKAVDEFFSKMESQKMDMKALHQEKQAMKKLDNVRKDHEQRLGALQQAQEADRLKGELVEMNLPIVERALQVVQSALANQVDWTEIGLIVKEAQAAGDLVACAIKELKLQTNHITMLLQNPYIDSEEEDREDVGEMEEAKGQKSKKKNKSKIQKNKFQKNKAMMVDVDLSLSAYANAKKYYDHKRNAAKKEQKTVEAAEKAFKSAEKKTKQTLKEVQTVVTIQKARKVYWFEKFLWFISSENYLIIAGRDQQQNEMIVKRYLKTGDIYVHADLHGATSCVIKNPTGEPIPPRTLTEAGTMAVCYSAAWDAKVITSAWWVHHNQVSKTAPTGEYLSTGSFMIRGKKNFLPPSYLMMGFAFLFKVDEQCVWRHKGERKVKTLAEDMESVTSSTAELLTEGEEITGDDSANECDGEDGENEGEREVKMEDAGAEDEGQNENEEADSIELEDMGEEAEEDEEGEQQLAMEEEEQSSEEEGQEADAEVKTEEVEISFPDTTIPLPHLLPNRTFQGTSTAFKAESVTQSEGEAQGRKHLTAKQRREMKKKKQKQDGDEDQEGVDTKSEEACPAAANQGKLTAGKGGASQQPLKRGQKNKMKKIKDKYKDQDEEDRELMMKLLGSAGSNKEEKGEKGEKGGKKGKKGRGKEEFSRKEKPVPKPRAQGGVPKKPESREGDEESRAGEQDDKDADDADQENPGAEDAANLLDSLSGQPHPEDVLLFAVPVCAPYTALTNYKHKVKLTPGTQKKGKAAQASLSSFMRARETTTREKDLLRSVKDSELSRNMPGKVKVSAPNLIVKRK; this is encoded by the exons CTTTATTGGCATGAGAGTATACAATGTCTATGATATCGATAACAAGACCTATCTTATTCGGCTACAAAA GCCCGAATCGAAAGCCGTGCTCTTGTTGGAGTCGGGCATCCGCATTCACTCCACGGAGTATGACTGGCCGAAGAACCTCATGCCTTCCGGATTTGCCATGAAG TGCAGGAAGCACTTGAAGTCTCGGCGACTGGTTTCCGTGAAGCAGCTGGGAATAGACAGGATAGTCGACATGCAGTTTGGGTCAGATGAAGCGGCTTACCATTTAATAGTGGAGCTGTATGACCGG GGGAACATCGTGCTGACGGACCATGAGTACACCATCCTTAACCTTTTGCGAGTCCGGACGGCAGAGGCAGAGGACGTGAAGATCGCGGTGAGGGAGAGGTATCCTCTCGAAAGTGCCCGGCTTCCTGAGCCCCTCGTCAGCCTGGAGAG GCTCACAGAGATGCTGTCTTCTGGGCCCAAGGGAGAGCAGGTGAAAAGGATCCTCAATCCACACTTCT CGTATGGGGCCTCTCTGATTGAACACTGCCTGATGGAGGTCGGCATCTCTGGCTTCATGAAAGCCGACGACCAGTTCAGCGTCACACAAG ATGTTCCCAAGATCCTGGATGCTTTGCGGAAGGCTGAGGAGTATATGGAAAAAACTGCCAACTTCTCTGGAAAA GGATACATCATCCAGAAATCTGAGAAGAAACCAAGTTTAGATCCAGACAAGACAACAGAAGAGTTACTAAC GTACGAGGAATTCCATCCATTCTTGTTTGCCCAGCATGCAAATAGCCACTACGTGGAGTTTGTTTCCTTTGACAAG GCAGTGGATGAGTTCTTCTCAAAGATGGAGAGCCAGAAGATGGATATGAAGGCCTTGCACCAGGAGAAACAGGCCATGAAGAAGCTAGATAATGTCAGGAAGGACCATGAGCAGCGACTGGGGGCCCTGCAGCAAGCACAG GAAGCGGACAGGCTGAAGGGCGAGCTGGTGGAGATGAACCTGCCCATCGTGGAACGTGCCCTGCAGGTGGTCCAGAGTGCCCTGGCCAACCAGGTGGACTGGACAGAAATCGGGCTCATCGTGAAGGAGGCCCAGGCGGCCGGAGACCTTGTGGCCTGTGCCATAAAGGAGCTAAAGCTCCAGACCAATCACATCACCATGCTGCTGCA GAATCCATACATCGACTCGGAGGaagaggacagggaggacgtGGGGGAGATGGAGGAGGCCAAAGGACAAAAGAGCAAAAAGAAGAATAAGAGTAAAATCCAGAAGAACAAGTTCCAGAAGAACAAGGCCATGATGGTGGATGTGGACCTCAGTCTGTCTGCCTACGCCAATGCCAAAAA GTATTATGACCATAAACGAAATGCTGCCAAGAAGGAACAGAAGACGGTGGAGGCTGCAGAGAAG GCCTTCAAATCTGCAGAGAAGAAAACCAAACAGACTCTGAAGGAGGTCCAGACAGTCGTTACCATCCAGAAAGCCAGGAAAGTCTACTG GTTTGAAAAGTTCCTGTGGTTTATCAGCTCGGAGAATTACCTCATCATCGCAGGACGGGACCAGCAGCAAAATGAGATGATCGTTAAACGCTACCTAAAGACGG GTGACATTTATGTGCACGCAGACCTTCACGGGGCCACCAGCTGCGTCATCAAGAACCCAACGG GGGAGCCTATCCCTCCACGGACCCTGACGGAGGCAGGCACCATGGCTGTGTGCTACAGCGCAGCCTGGGACGCCAAGGTCATCACCAGTGCCTGGTGGGTGCACCATAACCAG GTTTCCAAGACGGCTCCTACGGGGGAGTACCTGAGCACTGGAAGCTTCATGATCCGAG GGAAGAAGAACTTTCTGCCACCTTCGTATCTCATGATGGGCTTCGCCTTCCTATTCAAG GTGGATGAGCAGTGCGTGTGGAGACACAAGGGGGAGAGGAAAGTGAAGACCCTGGCTGAGGATATGGAGTCAGTGACCAGCAGCACTGCAGAGCTTCTGACTGAAGGGGAGGAAATCACAG GGGATGACAGTGCCAATGAGTGTGATGGGGAAGATGGGGAGAacgaaggagagagagaggtaaaGATGGAGGATGCGGGCGCTGAAGACGAGGGGCAGAATGAGAATGAGGAGGCCGACTCCATAGAGCTGGAAGACATGGGTGAGGAGGccgaggaggacgaggagggtGAGCAGCAGCTGGCAATGGAGGAGGAAGAACAGAGCAGCGAGGAAGAGGGACAGGAAGCTGACGCAGAGGTGAAGACTGAAGAGGTGGAGATCAGCTTTCCTGATACCACCATTCCTTTGCCCCACTTGCTACCAAACAG GACATTTCAAGGCACATCTACAGCGTTCAAAGCAGAGTCAGTGACTCAA TCAGAGGGAGAAGCACAAGGAAGAAAACACCTGACGGCTAAGCAGAGGAG ggaaatgaagaaaaagaagcaaaaacaggATGGCGATGAAGATCAGGAGGGGGTCGATACGAAGAGTGAGGAGGCGTGTCCTGCTGCAGCCAATCAGGGCAAGCTGACTGCCGGTAAAGGTGGAGCATCCCAGCAGCCCTTGAAGAGAGGTCAAAAG AATAAGATGAAGAAGATCAAAGACAAGTACAAAGACCAGGATGAGGAAGACAGGGAACTGATGATGAAGCTGCTGGGA TCAGCCGGATCAAACAAGGAGGAGAAGGGGGAGAAGGGGGAGAAGGGGGGGAAGAAGGGGAAGAAGGGAAGGGGGAAAGAGGAGTTCAGCCGGAAGGAGAAACCGGTGCCGAAACCCCGGGCACAGGGGGGAGTCCCGAAGAAGCCCGAGTCCCGGGAAGGAGACGAGGAGAGCCGGGCGGGGGAGCAGGATGACAAG GACGCTGATGACGCAGATCAGGAGAATCCAGGCGCTGAG GATGCAGCGAACCTGCTGGACTCTCTAAGTGGTCAGCCGCACCCAGAAGACGTGCTGCTGTTCGCCGTGCCCGTCTGTGCCCCCTACACAGCCCTCACCAACTACAA GCACAAGGTGAAGCTGACTCCTGGCACGCAGAAGAAAGGGAAAG CGGCCCAGGCTTCACTGTCCAGCTTCATGCGTGCGAGGGAGACCACGACCCGGGAGAAGGACCTCCTCCGCAGTGTTAAG GACTCGGAGCTGTCTAGGAACATGCCAGGCAAAGTGAAGGTTTCTGCACCCAACCTGATTGTGAAGAGGAAATGA
- the LOC111852436 gene encoding ribosome quality control complex subunit NEMF isoform X2 — protein MKTRFNTVDIRAVIAEINATFIGMRVYNVYDIDNKTYLIRLQKPESKAVLLLESGIRIHSTEYDWPKNLMPSGFAMKCRKHLKSRRLVSVKQLGIDRIVDMQFGSDEAAYHLIVELYDRGNIVLTDHEYTILNLLRVRTAEAEDVKIAVRERYPLESARLPEPLVSLERLTEMLSSGPKGEQVKRILNPHFSYGASLIEHCLMEVGISGFMKADDQFSVTQDVPKILDALRKAEEYMEKTANFSGKGYIIQKSEKKPSLDPDKTTEELLTYEEFHPFLFAQHANSHYVEFVSFDKAVDEFFSKMESQKMDMKALHQEKQAMKKLDNVRKDHEQRLGALQQAQEADRLKGELVEMNLPIVERALQVVQSALANQVDWTEIGLIVKEAQAAGDLVACAIKELKLQTNHITMLLQNPYIDSEEEDREDVGEMEEAKGQKSKKKNKSKIQKNKFQKNKAMMVDVDLSLSAYANAKKYYDHKRNAAKKEQKTVEAAEKAFKSAEKKTKQTLKEVQTVVTIQKARKVYWFEKFLWFISSENYLIIAGRDQQQNEMIVKRYLKTGDIYVHADLHGATSCVIKNPTGEPIPPRTLTEAGTMAVCYSAAWDAKVITSAWWVHHNQVSKTAPTGEYLSTGSFMIRGKKNFLPPSYLMMGFAFLFKVDEQCVWRHKGERKVKTLAEDMESVTSSTAELLTEGEEITGDDSANECDGEDGENEGEREVKMEDAGAEDEGQNENEEADSIELEDMGEEAEEDEEGEQQLAMEEEEQSSEEEGQEADAEVKTEEVEISFPDTTIPLPHLLPNRTFQGTSTAFKAESVTQSEGEAQGRKHLTAKQRREMKKKKQKQDGDEDQEGVDTKSEEACPAAANQGKLTAGKGGASQQPLKRGQKNKMKKIKDKYKDQDEEDRELMMKLLGVTMKHVWH, from the exons CTTTATTGGCATGAGAGTATACAATGTCTATGATATCGATAACAAGACCTATCTTATTCGGCTACAAAA GCCCGAATCGAAAGCCGTGCTCTTGTTGGAGTCGGGCATCCGCATTCACTCCACGGAGTATGACTGGCCGAAGAACCTCATGCCTTCCGGATTTGCCATGAAG TGCAGGAAGCACTTGAAGTCTCGGCGACTGGTTTCCGTGAAGCAGCTGGGAATAGACAGGATAGTCGACATGCAGTTTGGGTCAGATGAAGCGGCTTACCATTTAATAGTGGAGCTGTATGACCGG GGGAACATCGTGCTGACGGACCATGAGTACACCATCCTTAACCTTTTGCGAGTCCGGACGGCAGAGGCAGAGGACGTGAAGATCGCGGTGAGGGAGAGGTATCCTCTCGAAAGTGCCCGGCTTCCTGAGCCCCTCGTCAGCCTGGAGAG GCTCACAGAGATGCTGTCTTCTGGGCCCAAGGGAGAGCAGGTGAAAAGGATCCTCAATCCACACTTCT CGTATGGGGCCTCTCTGATTGAACACTGCCTGATGGAGGTCGGCATCTCTGGCTTCATGAAAGCCGACGACCAGTTCAGCGTCACACAAG ATGTTCCCAAGATCCTGGATGCTTTGCGGAAGGCTGAGGAGTATATGGAAAAAACTGCCAACTTCTCTGGAAAA GGATACATCATCCAGAAATCTGAGAAGAAACCAAGTTTAGATCCAGACAAGACAACAGAAGAGTTACTAAC GTACGAGGAATTCCATCCATTCTTGTTTGCCCAGCATGCAAATAGCCACTACGTGGAGTTTGTTTCCTTTGACAAG GCAGTGGATGAGTTCTTCTCAAAGATGGAGAGCCAGAAGATGGATATGAAGGCCTTGCACCAGGAGAAACAGGCCATGAAGAAGCTAGATAATGTCAGGAAGGACCATGAGCAGCGACTGGGGGCCCTGCAGCAAGCACAG GAAGCGGACAGGCTGAAGGGCGAGCTGGTGGAGATGAACCTGCCCATCGTGGAACGTGCCCTGCAGGTGGTCCAGAGTGCCCTGGCCAACCAGGTGGACTGGACAGAAATCGGGCTCATCGTGAAGGAGGCCCAGGCGGCCGGAGACCTTGTGGCCTGTGCCATAAAGGAGCTAAAGCTCCAGACCAATCACATCACCATGCTGCTGCA GAATCCATACATCGACTCGGAGGaagaggacagggaggacgtGGGGGAGATGGAGGAGGCCAAAGGACAAAAGAGCAAAAAGAAGAATAAGAGTAAAATCCAGAAGAACAAGTTCCAGAAGAACAAGGCCATGATGGTGGATGTGGACCTCAGTCTGTCTGCCTACGCCAATGCCAAAAA GTATTATGACCATAAACGAAATGCTGCCAAGAAGGAACAGAAGACGGTGGAGGCTGCAGAGAAG GCCTTCAAATCTGCAGAGAAGAAAACCAAACAGACTCTGAAGGAGGTCCAGACAGTCGTTACCATCCAGAAAGCCAGGAAAGTCTACTG GTTTGAAAAGTTCCTGTGGTTTATCAGCTCGGAGAATTACCTCATCATCGCAGGACGGGACCAGCAGCAAAATGAGATGATCGTTAAACGCTACCTAAAGACGG GTGACATTTATGTGCACGCAGACCTTCACGGGGCCACCAGCTGCGTCATCAAGAACCCAACGG GGGAGCCTATCCCTCCACGGACCCTGACGGAGGCAGGCACCATGGCTGTGTGCTACAGCGCAGCCTGGGACGCCAAGGTCATCACCAGTGCCTGGTGGGTGCACCATAACCAG GTTTCCAAGACGGCTCCTACGGGGGAGTACCTGAGCACTGGAAGCTTCATGATCCGAG GGAAGAAGAACTTTCTGCCACCTTCGTATCTCATGATGGGCTTCGCCTTCCTATTCAAG GTGGATGAGCAGTGCGTGTGGAGACACAAGGGGGAGAGGAAAGTGAAGACCCTGGCTGAGGATATGGAGTCAGTGACCAGCAGCACTGCAGAGCTTCTGACTGAAGGGGAGGAAATCACAG GGGATGACAGTGCCAATGAGTGTGATGGGGAAGATGGGGAGAacgaaggagagagagaggtaaaGATGGAGGATGCGGGCGCTGAAGACGAGGGGCAGAATGAGAATGAGGAGGCCGACTCCATAGAGCTGGAAGACATGGGTGAGGAGGccgaggaggacgaggagggtGAGCAGCAGCTGGCAATGGAGGAGGAAGAACAGAGCAGCGAGGAAGAGGGACAGGAAGCTGACGCAGAGGTGAAGACTGAAGAGGTGGAGATCAGCTTTCCTGATACCACCATTCCTTTGCCCCACTTGCTACCAAACAG GACATTTCAAGGCACATCTACAGCGTTCAAAGCAGAGTCAGTGACTCAA TCAGAGGGAGAAGCACAAGGAAGAAAACACCTGACGGCTAAGCAGAGGAG ggaaatgaagaaaaagaagcaaaaacaggATGGCGATGAAGATCAGGAGGGGGTCGATACGAAGAGTGAGGAGGCGTGTCCTGCTGCAGCCAATCAGGGCAAGCTGACTGCCGGTAAAGGTGGAGCATCCCAGCAGCCCTTGAAGAGAGGTCAAAAG AATAAGATGAAGAAGATCAAAGACAAGTACAAAGACCAGGATGAGGAAGACAGGGAACTGATGATGAAGCTGCTGGGA gtcaccatgaAGCACGTCTGGCATTAA